A window of Gallus gallus isolate bGalGal1 chromosome 3, bGalGal1.mat.broiler.GRCg7b, whole genome shotgun sequence genomic DNA:
AAAGGGGCTCCGTGCGTTTGCTGCTGTGCATCCCCGTGGCAGGATGACGGAGCGCTCTGTCTTGGGGTGATGCGGGTGAGGAGATGGGATAGGGATGCTGCTCCGGTACAGCAGCTCTTGTGAGGGATATGGAATAAGCCAACATGCTGGATTTCAAATGTACAGCTGGGAGGATGCTTGTTTGTAGAAAATACCAGTAATTCTCAATTGGACAGAAGACCCCGAAGCCCAGCACTCTGCCCAGTTGGTTGGGGGATGAGATGGGAcaggatgagatgggatgggatgggatgggatggggataggatggCAAGGCATGGCATGGGATAGGGTGGGATAGGATAGAagggggtgggatgggacaggaGAAGAAGGGATGgtgaggagaggggaggggatgggaggggaggggaggagaggagaggagaggagaggagaggagaggagaggagaggagaggagaggagaggagaggagaggagaggagaggagaggagaggagaggagaggagaggagaggagaggagaggagaggagaggagaggagaggagaggagaggagaggagaggagaggagaggagaggagaggggaggggaggggaggggacggaaaaggaagggaagggaagggaagggaagggaagggaagggaagggaagggaagggaagggaagggaagggaagggaagggaagggaagggaagggaagggaagggaagggaagggaagggaagggaagggaagggaagggaagggaagggaagggaagggaagggaagggaagggaagggaagggaagggaagggaagggaagggaagggaaggtgtgCATTCTACTAATCCCACAAATCTTGGGGTTCATTGCACAGACCCAGCTGTGGGTACTGCTGTGCCATGGGGGTGCCTGCTGTGGACTCACAGGTCCAGTGGGTGTGGatatttctccttctccttctcagGCAGCATGAAGTAGGGAATGGGGTGACGTGTCCCGGTCTTGTCCTGGTAAAACTCACGTTGCTGCTGGGTCAGCTGCAGTCAAAGGCAAAGAGGCAGAGAGGCTTGGGCTGGTACcctttcccagccctgcactgcctcTGTCTGCAGGATGCTGCTCAGCACACTGCACCCACTGGGTTAAAGCCCCTCAACAAGACCCCATGGAGACAGGGATTTGGGgacaggcagcagaggagggCTCACCATCTCCATCCTATCCCCACCTTGTAAAACCTGTCCAGCTCCAGGGACCTCCCATTGTCCAGGCTGAAGGGGGTGTGCATGGGGGTGCAGTGCCCCTGCACCTCGCCTGGGTACGGCGCTGGGGGCTGGGGACGCTGTGGGCTCATCATGGTGGGGTTTCTCAGAGGAAAAATGCTGTGCTCGGGATGTGCTCTGCTACCTGCAAGGGAAACACGGCgtcagttttcattttcccttttcagcaTCACGTTTTGCATTTTAAGGGTTCCCTGGGCAAGGGGATGCTGCTGACAGAGCCGCCGTGCTGCAGAGGGCCACTCCTGCCCAGTCCTCACTGTGCATCTGGAACCAGAAGCAGTGATTTGCATGCTGCACACTGAACCCTTTGATGGTATCTGAGCAAGGTTCAGCACCAGGGCTCTGCTCACTGAAGCACAAAGCTGATTTTTCACAAGAAGAGGTTGTTAATACATATATCTCAGTTAGGTGCCCTGTCTGTTCCCACTGCTGcaccttttccttgcttttatcTGCAGCATGGCCACAATTTGCTATTTACCAGAGCAGCTGGATGGAAAGGAATGGGAGAGATTTGGCAGCAAATCAGCTCCAGGGGTGAAAGCACTGAGAGCCCTTCAGACACAAACGAGCAGCGAGCTGTCAGTGGGATGCCTCAAAATGATGTTCTCAAATGAGCAGaggagaattatttttatagatATGTATCCCACGACCATAGCTCTGTCTACAAGTGAGGGTGAGCAGGAGCCCAGTGATGCTCGCAGGAATGAGGGATGTTTTGGGTCCATGCAGGGTGCAGGGTGCAATGTGACCATGCTCAGCCCCTACCCAGCTCCAGCACAATCCTGAGTGCAGAGGGTCCTTGCACAGTAGTTACCTCAGCCCAACCTGGATCTGTCCCGTTCTGTTCTGTCCCCACCTCAGCTGGCTCACAAACACCATCACCAGGCAACAGGGAGAACTCAACCCCAGCACCCTGACACTCCCTTCACTCCCAGTACCCATTGTGAACATCACCTACTCCCAGTGCCCGCATCCCAACAACCCCTGCACCCTGCCCTCACCCCACCTTCCATGGGGAATGCAGAAATGTCTCCATGTTGGCATTCtttaggtgtttttttcttcttcttcttcttcttcttctttttttttttttttccttttgatcaACTCTTTCTGTAAAGGGAACTGTGGGCTCTTCTCCTGCCCCAGCAGTGTAACCGTGGACCTGCCCCAAAAAGCCTTTAGGAAGGGTCAATCGCCCATAGAGAACCAATGTAAAAGCCATTGCACAAGCAGACAGATGCACATTCAATTAAAACGATCCCACTGGACTTGCAAGGATGAGCACTCAGGCACGGGGATGTGTGGGAACCAGAGGGGCTGTTCTTTATTTGCATCTTGGCCTGAGGTCTGAGATATTGAACAGAAATGGACGAATGAAGGGacaaatgaatgaatgaaggaACAAACGAACGAAtgactaaataaataataatagaagaatgagatgaaaaggaaaagagaagaaaattggAACCCAGAGGGTGAGAAGACCTTCTGGCAGCATGTCCTGACCAACCAGAGCATGGCCTGAACTGCTCAATTATGTTCCACCTTTTCCCATTCAGCCAATGCAGGACTGGTGGGAAAAGTGGATGGGGTTTGCACATGGTCTTTGCTATGGGAGATCTCTCCTGGGAAAGCATTGTGCATCCTGACAGCCTGCTTCTGGATTAGGAAAGCTGGGTTCATTGAATCATGGAATTGtggaggttggaaaagacctccaagatcatcatGTCCTACCGtcaatccatcaccaccacgCTCACGTTGGTTGTTCTACATTCAAGAGAATGGGAGAACCTCCATGAAAAAATTtgttaacaaaaaataaaggggGAAAACAATAAAGAATCCATCCATTGAGGAAGCTACTGCACTGCTCTGGCTGCTGAGTAACAAGTACAGCTCTGGCATTTAAAAAAGGGTGGAAGGCTGTTGGGCTTGTAACCACGGCTTTCCAACCGGTCTCAGAGGATACCGgaggcagaagagaaagaaaatgaaaaatgatgcaaaagGCCAAATGGATTTACCAAAAGACAGAGCTGGGCTGCACTCCTTGAAGCCTCTGGCTGGGAGGGGACCGGGTTTCCTACAGCCAGGGTAGGAAGGCCAAAGGCTGCTGGCCATGGCACCTCTAATCTGCAGCAGTTTCCTCTGCAAATAAAGCACTGCGGAACCTGCTGGAGAGCCTGGGACTCCAACGCAtgcccagagcagctcttcTCAGCAGATGTTTCCCCTTCTCTGGAGCTCTGTGAAGGTTTTGCTATCCCTGCAGCTGTGGGATGGCTGCACCCAGTGAAATGCACAGTCTGCAGAACTCACGGGGACACATGGCAAGCACTGACTTCCTTTGGAGAGGCTTCTTAGCAAGCCCTTGCATTTTCTCACCCTTCTGCTTACATACAGAAACTGCCTCCACAGCATTCCCCCCCTTTCTTCCCAAGACCGACACACATGCAAGAGCCgcccactgcagcactcagaaTTACAGATGATGCTGTGATAAGCGCTTATCCCACAACGCCTCACACATGACAGTTGCATCCCCCAAACCCTTCAGCATGAAAGAGGTTCAGTGCAGGGGGGACGGCCGTTTACAGCAATTTGGGAAGAGCTGGGGTGGGAAAGGTGGGGACTGGGAGCAGAGCAATGCTCACTTGCAGGGATAAGGTGCTGGTGCTGCCCACAACAAcagggaacagaaaaacacagcaaccCACTGTAATTAATATCAAGGCTCTTAATGGTTTGACAAAGGGGGAGGCtgataatgattttttttttttccaagcgtgggagaagaactggaaaaaaatgagagaaaaggacttaagaagagaaaatttcattaattttggaCTTAAAGTTCTGTAGCATTATCACAAGAGCAGTGATTGCTTTGGGATGTGTGGTTGGGTTGGATTTATTGTAATGGATATTGGTGCCATGGGATGTGTAGGGAGACTGGTTATGGCCTGATCCTGCCCTGGGAAGCTAAACTTTCCTCTTTATCTTTGGTGTAAGGCCATggtaaataagaaaaatcactgGTGATTCAGAGGTGGGCGTGTAATTCTATTCACGTGCAGCAATGCGAAAAATGCAGAGACatcatgaaaactgaaatttgtgTTTGGATTTGTGAAGGCAGATCCTTCCTCTCCCACACTGAAGGGCATGTTTTGGATCCACCGTACCTTGACAGTCTGTGAGTTCAGTTGGCTTTGCAACTGGGTTCCTGTCCTATCACCCTGTATAGAGACATAGAacagtttgagttggaagggacccttaaaggccatgtggtccaagtcccctgcaatgaacagggacacccacagctccatcaggtgctcagagccctgtccagcctgaccttgagtgtcttcAGGAACATGTTGTTCCTGCTCATCTTCATTATCCAATTTAACTGTCATAGATAGACAAATTCCCAAGGCTACAGGTGGAGATCTTCCCCCAGCCAAAAGAGCACTGAACTCCGGAGGCATCTTTAGTCCTGAGCAGACAAACATCAGCAGCACTATGCAGTGATGTGGATTCAGCCCAGATCCATCAGGGAGAGCTACAGATGTGCTCCTGTGTACCCCAAAGCCAACGGGTGGTTGGGGCTGGAAGTGCCCCTGAGGTCCCTCAGCACCACGGACAGAGGCTCTGGGGATCCCCATGGAGGAGACCCCACAATATGTGGACATCATCTTCTATCCTAATTTCTACTTTCTTACTTTGCCCAGAGTCTGAGGGTAACACCACCCTTCACCACTCCCCACGAGCCCTCTGCCTGCGATTTTCCAGCAGCAGAATTAAACCCTGCCTGGGACTCCATATAAATAAAGACCAGGAATAAGCAGACCCGTTCTTTATCAGGTCTCTCTCTCATTGCTGGTGCAGCTCTCAGGTGCAGCTCTCGCACAACCCACCTGCACTGTTCCACGTGCATCCCCAGCCAATGCACCTCACGCTGAGTGTACTTCGCTATCAactttctgctgctgagcaagAGGTTTCTAATTAGCTACGTGGTACAGAAGGCGTATGGTCTGTAGATGAAGCACCACTTcgtgcagctcagcagaggaAGACCAACTGGGAACCaaaaaaatgatgcagtttgAGCCTAATCTGCACTATTAATCCCCACAAGTTTCTTCGTTCTCATGCACTTGTGAACGAGCACAGGGATCTTTTCCACTGGCAGGACAAATGTAGATGGAAGAACATACCTCATTTCCAGGGCTTTATTACTCATTTATGGAGGTTTCACCCTCACTTGTCTCTCCCTGAGAATTCTGAAGCACTCTTCGGTTCACTCCTCACCGCAAATGGGCTTTGCTGGGAAGTTTCCAAGCAGGAAGCAAGATATGTTGGGATCACAGCCCTGCCTTCATGCTTGTTGATTGTCTTCCTCAAAATAAAGGATGAGTTTAAAGTTCCAAGAGCAGTGTGATGTGTAGCCCTACCAGGCATGGCCCTCTCCATACCAAGCCCACACTGCCAAGCTGTTATCTATGCCCCTTGCCATGCActccccatgtcccctcccAGTGATATGGTTGACCCCCAGGTTCCAGCTTGGAGTGCTCCCAGGTTGATGCCTCGCTCCCAGGGGGAGcactgcctcagtttccccactgGAGTCACTCTCCCAAACCCTAACAACTGAAGAGGGGCGATCCCTGCAGCCCgcaccccccccctcctcccaaCCACCTCCTTCtccagggagggaaggggaaggcggtgctgctgctgaataATTGAAGAAttcagtgctggaggagggggGTGTGCACCGTGTTGTGCCTCGGAGCGCAGCTGGGAGCGCGGCGAGCATCGCACTGAGCATTGCACCGAGCACCGCACCGAGCATTGCACTGAGCGTTACCCTCAGCGTTGCACCGATCCCCGCGCATCGCCCCACACcatggctctgcagctgcagctccgcACTGTCTCCGGCCTCCGCGGCAGAGCGGATCGCATCGCCAAAGCGGCTTTCCGAGGTACGGGGAGGGGGGCGGTGGTGGAGGGGTTTGTCCCGGGATGGGCTGTGCCTCAGGTTCCTCAATGGCTAGGAAGGGAAGGGGTGTGAGCcctcactgccctggggagaggGATTTGTGCAGTGGGAAAAGGGGGGTGAACCCCAATTTGGGACGGTCCCTTGTTACGCCACCCCACGTTCCCATCCCTATTTTCCCCCTGCACAGAGAATTGCTGTCACTGTCACTCTGGGTGGGGTGACACCAAACTTCAGAGTAGCACTTCCTTCCCCTGTGCTGGAATGTTTTGCCTGGCAGCCCGCTGCCATCAGCTGCTGGGCAAACAGGGAGCTTAGCCTCATGGATAGGGCAGAGATCACCCCTGTATGCAGTTGGGAATGCTTCTCCCCCTGCTCACCCTAAGCACCCATGGGATTCGTGACCAGGACACTCAATGTCACCATCAAACCCAGTCTGAGAGGAGAAGCTCCCAGTGATCAGACCCAGAAGGGCTGGATCCTGAGGTTGTGGCTGGCAAAATCTCACTGCTAAAAGGGGGAGCAATCCCTGGTTCCGGTGTGAAGCTGGGACAGGACCTTGTGTGGGGCTGCATTGCCCTGCTGTAGGGCAGAGACTGGGATGATCACTCTGGGATGATACCAAAGCTGTACAATCTTTATGGGAAGGTATTTTGTCTGAAACACGAAGGATTTTGTGTGTTTTACTAATAGTGAGGCAGGAACAAAGATTTACCCATCAGCTGGAGCCTGTGGCTCATCTCCCTGTGCCTCATTCTTGGGCCAGGTCTTGCATTGGCATCACATGGGGGGAAGGAGCTCAGAGTGCAGCAGCAATACAGTCTTTTTGTCAAGCTGGTCTGCTTGTTGGTATTTAGTGCTTACTTGTGTTTAGCATCTCCATGGCTCAGCCTTtgttttccccttgtcccatcatCATTCAGGAACAACAAGGAGCCGGTCTATAGGGAGTCCATAGCTGCTGTGAAGCTGTGGTGTTTTGGGTCCCATTGGTTTTGCCCAGATTGGCTGTGGAAtctcctccttggggatctCCAACAGCCCCTGGCCATGGTGCTGAGCACCCTGCCCTGGGTGGCTCctctggggcaggaggggaccAGAGGGACCCAGCAATCTCAACCACATCAGGCTCTGGTTGTTCtgtgacctcagtgccaggctCAAGGGAGCATCCCAACGTAGACACTTAGTTTTTGGGCCGAAATCTTGTGGGAAGAGtctcttgtttttctccagtgaCTCTAGAGGGAGGACACCCCCTTTAGAGCAGCCCCACAAATGGAGTGAGGTGTCCTCCACCAGCCCATCCTGGGTCATTTCTGGTCCCCAGCTATCTCAGCCAGGTGTCCCTTCTCCAACCCCTGTATTGCATCTCTTGGCAAAGCCACAATCCttccacacagcacacagcaaccGGTGGGCCTTGCAGAAGGCAT
This region includes:
- the C2orf70 gene encoding protein FAM166C yields the protein MMSPQRPQPPAPYPGEVQGHCTPMHTPFSLDNGRSLELDRFYKLTQQQREFYQDKTGTRHPIPYFMLPEKEKEKYPHPLDLPQLSGKTRWHLVRVSPENLHTYQTFPSGKRVTSQEREVRDSFFEYRA